The Pseudomonas bijieensis DNA window CTTGTGCACCGTCGTCTTGAAACCTCTCAAGTCCGCGTCTTCGGCCAGGGCTCGCGCATCTGCAAGCAAATGCGGGTAACGGTCAAGCAGACGCATCAGCAAGATCAACGCCTTGGGTGGTACTACCTCGCCGCGCTCGTAGCGGGAAAACGCATTGTGTCCACCGCCCGATAGCAGCAGTACCGCTTCCTTTTGCGATAGATGCAGTTTGCGCCGGACACGTTTGATCTCTTCGCCGATCATTCGCCTGGCCGCATTGACCAGCTCATCACCTGCGTGGTCGTAGCGATCCGAACAGCTTGAATCGAGCTCGACTTCGCCGCACATCTGACATTCCCAGCCAGACAAGTCATCGACCCGGCATTCCAGTCCCTTGACGCTCATGGTTTCGCCGCGACCTTCGAAATGCAACATGCCCTCCGGGGCACCACAGCTGAAGCATTGCTGGTGTTTCATGAGTTTTTCTCCTTGAAGGAAATTACCGGTGGGCCTCCGCTGGGGCGGTACGTCACCTTCAGGTAAATCTGCAGACCGTGTGAATTGGCGTGGTAGACGTCATGCCAGACCCGATGATCGTCATAGGTGGTCATCGCTTTGTAGAACTGTTTTCGCTCAAGCCCGTGGATGACCTGCTGCATGTCCGAGACGTTTAAACCAAGTGTTCGAGCAGTGTTCTTCGCAGTGCTGGTGAAAGCTTTCCCTTCAAGCCGTCTGACATCCGCCTGTATCGCCACCAAGGCGTAATGGGGTGTGTTCTTTTCCATGGAACGGTGTGCCTTGTCCTTAAAATTACCCTTAAAGGGTAATGTTGGCTAATCGAAAATTTCGCTCCTTTTCCGTCCCATTGACCCTAGGCGGTTGCCGTCCTACATGAAGCTGACTAACATGTCAGAAAATTCATCCTATGATTGGATGAAAAGGCGAATCCAATGTCAGATAGCTCTCCGTTAATAAAGCGCTCCCTGGTCGATCAGGCCCTGGAGCAATTGCGTCGGCGCATCAGCGATGGCGTGTGGGCCGTCGGCCAGCGCCTGCCTACCGAGCCGGAGCTGGTGGCCGAGCTGGGTATCAGCCGCAACACCGTGCGCGAAGCCATGCGCGTGCTGGCGTTTTCCGGGTTGATCGAGATCCGTCAGGGCGACGGCAGCTACGTGCGGGCAGTGGTCGATCCGCTGGATACCCTCAAGGTGCTGTCGCGCTGTTCGCTGGAGCAGGCCCGGGAAACCCGGCATATCCTGGAAGTCGAGGCCATCGGCCTGGCCGCGTTGCGACGCACCGATGAAGACTTGATTGCCTTGCGCCAGGCGCTGCAAGACAGCGGTGAGCATTACCACGGCGACCTGGAGCACTACATCGCCTGCGACCTGGTGTTCCATCGCCTCCTGGTGGATGCCGCGCACAACCCCGCGTTGAGCGAGCTCTATCGCT harbors:
- a CDS encoding type II toxin-antitoxin system MqsA family antitoxin, giving the protein MKHQQCFSCGAPEGMLHFEGRGETMSVKGLECRVDDLSGWECQMCGEVELDSSCSDRYDHAGDELVNAARRMIGEEIKRVRRKLHLSQKEAVLLLSGGGHNAFSRYERGEVVPPKALILLMRLLDRYPHLLADARALAEDADLRGFKTTVHKEHETLTAS
- a CDS encoding type II toxin-antitoxin system MqsR family toxin, which translates into the protein MEKNTPHYALVAIQADVRRLEGKAFTSTAKNTARTLGLNVSDMQQVIHGLERKQFYKAMTTYDDHRVWHDVYHANSHGLQIYLKVTYRPSGGPPVISFKEKNS
- a CDS encoding FadR/GntR family transcriptional regulator — encoded protein: MSDSSPLIKRSLVDQALEQLRRRISDGVWAVGQRLPTEPELVAELGISRNTVREAMRVLAFSGLIEIRQGDGSYVRAVVDPLDTLKVLSRCSLEQARETRHILEVEAIGLAALRRTDEDLIALRQALQDSGEHYHGDLEHYIACDLVFHRLLVDAAHNPALSELYRYFSSVIGAQLRQSLNITPRHQHVFDLHVEILEAVEQQDPQRAKSLCRQLINEP